One genomic region from Candidatus Hydrogenedens sp. encodes:
- a CDS encoding F0F1 ATP synthase subunit epsilon produces the protein MSKRNLTFELCSINTQPINIESVSISLPTQNGIITILPGHTPLITSLEMGIVSVQIADDKKRFFGVMGGIAQVSQNGVSIYTNAYEEGITLPETDKGFTQWTKEIAYTKKHEEEQIKFYLLKTIKKWKTTHQLSEKTIHE, from the coding sequence GAGTAAAAGAAATCTCACCTTTGAACTATGCTCGATTAATACTCAACCTATAAATATTGAATCCGTATCAATATCATTACCTACTCAAAATGGGATAATCACCATTCTACCAGGACATACTCCATTAATTACCTCACTTGAAATGGGGATTGTTTCAGTTCAAATTGCCGACGATAAAAAACGTTTTTTTGGAGTTATGGGAGGAATTGCACAAGTCTCTCAAAATGGAGTCTCTATCTATACCAACGCTTATGAGGAAGGTATCACTTTACCAGAGACAGACAAAGGATTTACTCAATGGACAAAGGAAATTGCGTACACAAAGAAACATGAAGAAGAACAAATAAAATTTTACCTACTCAAAACAATAAAAAAATGGAAAACAACACATCAACTCAGTGAAAAGACTATTCATGAGTAG